A region of the Chelmon rostratus isolate fCheRos1 chromosome 1, fCheRos1.pri, whole genome shotgun sequence genome:
TGGCATGCAGCTCAAAGCATACAGATACTATGACCCCTCCACCTGTGGTTTTGACTTTAAAGGAGCTCTCGATGACATCTCTGTAAGACATTAAGGATCGACTCTGCCTGAGGGCTTGAGGGATAGATACTgttcaaatgttattttctattaATAATTATCCCTTTAGTAACAGTGGCAGCATGATCCTGAGGGAACATATTTTGATGAATGAGTCCAGTTTGGCATCTTTTCATGTGTTCCGACTCAAAACACGACCacaaccacattttgttttttgttttcttttgtagaATTGTAGCTTTTGTAGTGCAGTTTTCAGTTTAGCTAGAAACTGGCCATTAAGTTTGGTATATATGGGTTTTTAAAAGCACCACCCAGTCTGTGgtgtatattttgtatatttttactTGTATATTTATGTAACCGTCACAAGGAATAACTTTGTGCTTTCATCCTATTATGGTTTATAACCAAACTAATATGACTTGGTTGACAGTTAATTTTATTTTGGCACTCACATGCAGAAGAATAATAGAAGAATAATATCAGTAATGTAGTCAGTTATATGTCTGGCAGAAGAGCgctacagtgaaaacactgtcaaTAGAGTCTGTCCTATACATGGTATTGTAGTTTTACAATTACAATGtgatatttgtatattttatgtcACAGAAAATCCCAGAGCAGAGTGTGATCATGCTGCATGCTTGTGCCCACAACCCCACTGGTGTGGACCCCAGGCCTGAGCAGTGGAAGGAGATTTCTGACATTGTGAAGGTGAGCGTGCATCATTGTCTGGGAAATTTTGGCGTTGACGTTTTGATAAAATGTCAGCAGACATTTTCTTTAACTCAAATCAAGAAAGTCTTTGACAGTTCAAAACCCACAACTGATAAGGACTGAACTTTCTCTAGCTATTATCACCTGAGACATTATcaactgtttttctctgtctgtgtctctctcctgtgtcctcctcctccaattTTACAGAAAAGGAACCTGCTTGTGTTCTTCGACATGGCCTATCAGGGCTTCGCGAGTGGAGACATCGACCGCGATGCTTGGGCTGTGCGCTACTTCATTGAGCAGGGCCACAACATCCTGCTGTCCCAGTCCTTCGCCAAGAACATGGGTCTCTATGGTCAGTCAGGAATCAGTACAAGCTTTTCTTACAGAAATGTTAATAAAGACAAGATGCAGATAATAGCACAGACTTGAGATTAAAAAAACGATACCGGTAATTTTAACTGGCCCTGGAAAGTGTCTGCTCATTTTAGCATCTGGTTATTTTGACAATACAATTTTAGCCAAACGACAGAATCCATTGAAATGAGATTGAGATGAGATTTTGATGCTGAAGATACATTATGTAGGTCTTGATGACAGAGTGCATGTCTAAATGTGACTGTGAGAGAATGAAAAATGTACATAGTGACTGACTGGCTGAACTGTATCTTGTGTTTTATCACCTCCCAGTGGTAAAAACTAGTTggtgaaacatgttttattccaATAAGCACTCAGATTGtcaaagcactgaaaataaTTCTACAATTATTACTAATTCTACAATTATTACTAATTTGTTTCACAATAATGTGAAACAAATTAGTTAATCTCAGCTGTTCAGTACAGATActtactgttttactgtaactCAGAATACGCCCTGAAGTGGTCATCTAGTGACTAGACATAAAGGAAAAGTGGTTTGTTTCTTCACCAAAACAATGTTTGATCATGTAAAAACAGTGAGATCTCATTCAGACAAAAATTTATGTTTGAGAATTTAAATCTTACTGAaggaaataataaatgtgtcatattttacaaaaagttCAAGAGCTATCTATTTAAGTATTCCGTGATTGTCATGTGTAACCTCAAGTCTAATTTCTAATGTTCTAAAATACATTTGACTGGTTGCAAATTTACACAATGATTGTAAATTAACACAATTTCAGACACAAGGTTGGACTCGCTGTAAATCACTTTAACACTCAGTGTGCATGCTGATATTCCCAGGTGAGCGTGTGGGAGGCTTCAGTGTGGTGTGCAACGACGCAGATGAGGCAAAGAGGGTGGAGTCTCAACTTAAGATCCTCATCAGGCCCATTTACTCCAACCCACCAATGAATGGTGCCAGAATTGCAGCAACTATTCTCAACTCCCCAGATCTCCGCTCACTGTGGTATGTGCTTATAaatgcatatatacacacatattacCTCAACCAAATGTGTATTTGGACTTCTGTAGAAGCACTTCAGGTTCAAGTCTCAGTCTTTCATATGCTGTTCAAGATATATTCTAAAATCAGTTTCTTAATCTGTTTGGCCTTGAATTCATTCATCCTAGGCTGGAGGAGGTCCACACTATGGCTAACCGCATCATTAAGATGAGAGAACAGCTGGTGGCTGGTCTGAAAAAGGAGGGCTCCACCCACAACTGGCAGCACGTCATCGACCAGATCGGGATGTTCTGCTTCACAGGCCTCAAACCCGAACAGGTACGCACACACATTTGAGCATCTGATCATTGACAGTAGAGAATGGAAACATGAAGAGTAGGTAGAAACATAGAACTGCAACAATTAGTTACAATTAATAATTAGTTGATTTAAAGAAAATTAgttggcaactattttgataatcgtttaattgtttcagtaatttttcaagcaaaaatgtcattttgtggTTCGAGCTTCTTATATGTAAggatttgcttttctttgttgtgtttttttgtttaagtcTGACTTTTGGATTCTGAGTTTTGTGTGCCCCTTCATGTTTCTTGCAGGTTGAGCGCCTGACTAAGGAGTTTTCAGTGTACATGACCAAGGATGGCAGAATTTCCATGGCAGGCGTGTCCTCTGGCAACGTGGGTTACCTGGCAAGCGCAATCCATGCGGTCACCAAGTAGAGTGGATCCTGCTGGGAGAGCTatgaaatcaaagcagcagtgtTAAAAAGGAGTTTATGCATCACTAAGTCTTTTTGTTGTTCTCCACTTTTTAGAAAAGAGCTCAATATTTACTTAGCCATTTTCTTGATTGGATTTCATCATGAGTTCAGCTTGGAATGATTGCTGCTGTTAAAGGAATTAGTTTCTGGTTACCTGTTTTAACATCTCACTGACCTGGCTCCCCTGCCAAATTGTAAAAGACATGTTTGTTCCCACTACTGACAGATCCTCTTATTTATTGTGTGGCATCAACTGTTGGCTGTGCATTCATGTCCTAAATGTGCTGTTTATCTGCTGTGGACTCTTTCACTATAAAACATCAAGGAACCAACATCGGGGTAAAGTTAGACTGTGCATTAGTTTTATGTTCCACTTGAGGTCTCTGTTGCTACATGAAAGCTTGTAGAAAATGTGagttatttaatttttttctttatcttattGGTGGAGTCCTAGCACTTTATAAGCTGTAAAGCACTATTTGAGTTTCAAGAATAGGCTGCCACTCTTTTTATTTCtcaatcagttaatcaattCACTGTTAGGCAAAGCTGTGGTTGTTCATCTGAACTAATCAATCATCCAGTTATCTCCTCGTCATCTCTGTTTGGAATTTGCCTATCTATCTCTCTTGTATTCagtacttcttcttttttttttctttttttttttagtttggtgGCAGGCAGCAGTTTCTCAGTCAGTCCCTTTTAACCCcagacacaaacaagcacacaagcCAAAAAGAGTTAAACTCAGTACGAAGAGGTGATCAAAACTTTGAATGAATTCCACAGTGGAGGATTTTTCTTCATATTGCACCATAGCCCCAAATCGAACAGCCCTTTATCTTACTTTCTTTTCATGGAGTCTTTGTATTTCATACAAATGTCTGTCAATAAAGATAAGTGGAGTACATGATTGGGGTGAACACTGGACAGTTCATGAAGAAATATGCACAAGCTACTTATTCATTCAGATATGATGGTTCAGTGTATGAATTCTGTTTGAGACAGGGAGACACAAATGGCATTTAGAAATGTGGGGTTTGTCCCCAGTCTGTTCATACTTCTGAAACTTCTGGCATGTCGCCTCCATGTTTTGCATTCTGTCAAAAAATAACAGATCAGTAGTCTGTACCTCATTGAACAAACAATAAATGGTTATAGAGTAATGATCTgctctaatgtgtgtgttgccttcATATGCGATCAGTTAACTTGACCATTTTCCTTAGAATTTCACCAATTTACCTCTTATTTAATTGATGGTTTACATACAATGACACACTTGCAGTATACTGTAGCTCCACATGAACATGTCACAATGCTCATCTCAAAAACTTTATGtataataattcatttttctcattgatagttttcttcctcctgtcatTCATTGACGAGAAGTGTTTGTCAGACATATCGTTCAGTCTTCAGTGAAATATACAAAAATCTAAACAAGAGTCTGGACCTGCAGCATGGCTGGATCTACCTAAGGGTCCTAAGTGCAATACTGAGCTGTTGGTCCTAACACTTCGACACGGAGCCTGTCTACACTACTGGAAGATAAAGTAATAATGCACAACTGATTTCAG
Encoded here:
- the LOC121627482 gene encoding aspartate aminotransferase, mitochondrial-like, whose amino-acid sequence is MALLKSNKVISCLGNISPSLGVLSTRNSSWWGGVQMGPPDPILGVSEAFKRDSNPKKMNLGVGAYRDDQGKPFVLSCVRKAEAIIAAKQLDKEYLAIGGLGEFTKSCAELALGADNEVLKSGRNITVQTISGTGSLRIGANFLSRFHGGPRDVYLPKPSWGNHTPIFRDAGMQLKAYRYYDPSTCGFDFKGALDDISKIPEQSVIMLHACAHNPTGVDPRPEQWKEISDIVKKRNLLVFFDMAYQGFASGDIDRDAWAVRYFIEQGHNILLSQSFAKNMGLYGERVGGFSVVCNDADEAKRVESQLKILIRPIYSNPPMNGARIAATILNSPDLRSLWLEEVHTMANRIIKMREQLVAGLKKEGSTHNWQHVIDQIGMFCFTGLKPEQVERLTKEFSVYMTKDGRISMAGVSSGNVGYLASAIHAVTK